The Portunus trituberculatus isolate SZX2019 unplaced genomic scaffold, ASM1759143v1 PGA_scaffold_273__1_contigs__length_138927, whole genome shotgun sequence genome contains a region encoding:
- the LOC123500451 gene encoding uncharacterized protein LOC123500451, which yields MVEKLTPRLQKQSTFMREPIQVGLKLAATLRFLATGNSYPSLQYSFRVEASTICKFISEVCKAIIAVYKDEVLRCPKTEEEWKEVAARFSSRWNYHNCLGAVDGKHIAMKKPCNAGSYYYNYKGFHSIVLMAVADTIYKFLYVDVGAEGGASDGGTWSNCSLHDAVQENRAGVPQPEPLPNEDQPVPYHFVGSR from the coding sequence ATGGTTGAGAAGTTAACCCCTCGCCTCCAGAAGCAGTCCACCTTCATGAGGGAACCGATTCAAGTTGGACTCAAGCTGGCTGCCACCCTTCGCTTCCTAGCCACTGGAAATTCCTATCCAAGTCTGCAGTACAGCTTCAGGGTTGAAGCAAGTACCATCTGCAAGTTCATATCCGAGGTGTGTAAAGCCATCATCGCGGTCTACAAGGACGAAGTGCTGCGCTGCCCCAAAACtgaagaggagtggaaggaagttgCTGCCAGGTTCAGCTCCAGATGGAACTACCACAACTGTCTGGGGGCTGTGGACGGCAAGCACATCGCCATGAAGAAACCATGCAATGCTGgctcttactactacaactacaaggGCTTCCACAGCATTGTACTGATGGCAGTGGCAGATACTATCTACAAGTTCCTCTATGTGGATGTTGGGGCAGAGGGTGGTGCGTCGGATGGAGGAACATGGAGTAACTGTTCCCTGCATGATGCTGTACAAGAGAACAGAGCTGGAGTGCCTCAACCAGAACCACTTCCTAATGAGGACCAGCCAGTGCCCTATCACTTCGTAGGCAGTAGATGA